The following coding sequences are from one Bacillus sp. PK3_68 window:
- the betB gene encoding betaine-aldehyde dehydrogenase — protein MFINGQWTESISGNSKQIINPFNQQVIETVTRGNREDTKTAILAARTAFDEGEWKNYSAVERGELLYQVALKIREYKQELAELESLNTGKTVTESLADMDGIAGVFQYYAGLADKDGGMMIESPNPNSISRVVREPVGVCGLIAPWNYPLLQASWKLAPALAAGNTVILKPAEITPLTSIKMCEIFEEIGFPKGVINLVLGPGSSVGAELAESPLVDLISFTGGGDAGRSIMQAASSNFKKISMELGGKNPNIVFADANFDTAVDYALNAVFFHAGQVCSAGARLIVQRDIHDRFVEAVVERTKQIKIGSGFDGDTEMGPVISAEHLKTIENYIQAGIKEGATLAVGGKRPSDPELQKGFFIEPTIFTNCHTGMQIVQEESFGPVMTVEVFDTEKQAIDLANDSDYGLAGAVWTNDMNRAERVVSSLRMGTTWINDYHPYFPQAPWGGYKQSGIGRELSHIGIEEYTEIKHIYQNTNPEPQNWFKVKERQNSKLAKA, from the coding sequence ATGTTCATCAATGGTCAATGGACAGAATCCATCAGTGGTAATTCAAAACAGATAATTAATCCATTCAATCAACAAGTAATTGAAACAGTAACACGCGGTAACCGGGAGGATACCAAAACAGCCATCCTAGCGGCTAGAACAGCTTTTGATGAAGGAGAGTGGAAAAATTACAGCGCAGTTGAAAGGGGTGAATTGCTTTACCAAGTAGCTTTAAAAATAAGAGAGTATAAACAAGAATTAGCGGAACTAGAATCCCTTAATACTGGAAAGACAGTAACAGAAAGTCTGGCAGACATGGATGGAATTGCTGGTGTTTTCCAATACTATGCTGGTCTTGCAGATAAAGATGGCGGCATGATGATTGAATCACCGAATCCAAATTCAATAAGCCGGGTTGTACGCGAGCCAGTTGGCGTTTGTGGCTTAATTGCTCCATGGAATTATCCTTTACTTCAGGCCTCTTGGAAATTAGCTCCCGCTCTGGCAGCAGGAAATACGGTTATATTAAAACCAGCGGAGATCACGCCCCTTACTTCTATTAAAATGTGTGAGATATTTGAAGAAATTGGATTTCCAAAAGGTGTCATAAATCTCGTGTTAGGTCCTGGCTCCAGTGTGGGTGCGGAATTAGCAGAAAGCCCACTCGTTGATTTAATTTCATTTACAGGTGGAGGAGATGCTGGAAGAAGCATCATGCAAGCGGCCTCCAGTAACTTTAAAAAGATTTCTATGGAACTTGGAGGCAAAAATCCTAATATAGTGTTTGCTGATGCCAATTTTGATACGGCTGTGGACTACGCTCTTAATGCCGTGTTTTTCCATGCTGGACAAGTTTGTTCCGCTGGAGCAAGGTTGATTGTACAAAGAGATATCCATGACCGATTTGTAGAAGCTGTTGTAGAGCGTACAAAACAGATTAAAATTGGAAGCGGTTTCGATGGGGATACAGAAATGGGACCAGTCATCTCAGCAGAACATTTGAAAACAATTGAAAACTATATTCAAGCTGGTATAAAGGAAGGCGCTACACTTGCTGTGGGTGGAAAAAGACCGAGCGATCCTGAACTGCAAAAAGGATTTTTTATTGAACCTACTATTTTTACAAATTGCCATACAGGTATGCAAATAGTTCAGGAAGAATCATTTGGCCCAGTTATGACGGTAGAAGTTTTTGATACGGAAAAGCAAGCCATCGATCTTGCGAATGACAGCGATTATGGATTGGCAGGAGCTGTTTGGACAAATGATATGAATCGTGCCGAGCGGGTTGTAAGCAGCCTTCGGATGGGAACAACATGGATCAATGACTATCATCCCTATTTCCCTCAAGCACCTTGGGGTGGATATAAACAGTCTGGTATTGGTAGAGAATTAAGCCACATTGGAATAGAAGAATACACAGAAATCAAACACATCTATCAAAATACAAATCCAGAGCCACAAAACTGGTTTAAAGTGAAAGAACGTCAAAATAGTAAATTAGCCAAAGCTTGA
- a CDS encoding GbsR/MarR family transcriptional regulator produces MLNRQVDSQEDEYWKTLEEAESYVIDAIAETMDLYGVTPSVGRLYGVLYFSEGPMNLNEMSNSLGMSKPSMSTGIHSLMDIDMVQKVWKRGERKDLYVAEKDFFKSFINFFCKKWDREISVNLEAIKKANEQFITLLDDQVPQSVQEKAKKNLQQLEDATQYYLWLKKLVQGFRSEKLIDLIEKNSIQEKKSD; encoded by the coding sequence GTGCTAAACAGGCAAGTAGACAGCCAAGAAGATGAATATTGGAAAACACTTGAAGAAGCTGAGTCATATGTTATCGATGCTATAGCTGAAACTATGGATTTATATGGAGTGACTCCTTCAGTAGGTCGATTATACGGAGTTTTATACTTTAGTGAAGGCCCTATGAATTTAAATGAAATGAGCAACAGTTTGGGAATGAGCAAACCCAGTATGAGTACAGGCATCCATTCTTTGATGGATATTGATATGGTTCAAAAAGTTTGGAAGAGGGGAGAAAGAAAGGATTTATATGTAGCAGAAAAAGACTTTTTCAAGTCGTTTATCAACTTTTTTTGTAAAAAGTGGGATAGAGAAATCTCGGTTAATTTAGAGGCAATTAAAAAGGCAAATGAGCAATTCATCACTTTGCTGGATGATCAGGTTCCTCAAAGCGTACAGGAAAAAGCTAAAAAAAATCTTCAGCAACTTGAAGATGCAACACAATATTACCTATGGTTAAAAAAGTTAGTACAAGGATTTAGATCTGAAAAATTGATTGATTTAATCGAAAAAAATAGTATTCAAGAGAAAAAGTCTGACTAG
- a CDS encoding sodium:solute symporter family protein has translation MSEARKTADQEVQNDLSIEAGDIVVSKKVFWTPLKITVAGFIVFTSFIVSYSLLTKKEVYWPGLLIMLSLYCLFYYIGARAVENKRGKTDDMLVAGRSMPLWLSMFTMTATWVGGGYIAGTAETIHASGFVWTQAPWAYGLSLIIGGLFYARKMRRVEFMTMLDPLESRFGRKVAGLLYFPSLLGELFWSAAMLTALGTTFSVILGLSFTVSIIISAIVAVAYTVAGGLWAIAHTDVLQISIMFFGLLLVLPFAFSHVGGFQTAFDNYASGMQGTMSLFPPLAGWKDPAWGNLYWHWWDYALLLVFGGIPWQIYFQRVLSAKNESVAMWLSISAGLFCILCAIPPVLIGIAGFNADWAALGTTAPENSSMILTYVFKFMTPELVGAIALGGLAAAVLAAVAASLLSASGMASWNVYRPLVKPSASPQQLQKVIKRTIIIVGVGATLIALNSKSVYALWYLSSDMVYCILFPQLTCALYYKWANWYGALSGFVIAFILRVGGGEPLLGLSPILPYPMIEDDAVLFPFRTFAMLSGLAAILIVSYLTRHKCPPMPLRNLNNGKEDIA, from the coding sequence ATGAGTGAGGCTAGGAAAACGGCAGATCAAGAGGTACAGAATGACCTCAGTATAGAGGCGGGGGACATAGTAGTCTCCAAAAAAGTATTTTGGACTCCACTAAAAATAACGGTTGCCGGCTTCATTGTATTCACTAGTTTTATAGTTAGCTACTCGCTTTTAACAAAAAAAGAAGTTTATTGGCCTGGACTGCTGATCATGTTATCACTCTACTGTTTATTCTATTATATAGGAGCACGGGCAGTAGAAAATAAGCGAGGAAAAACAGATGATATGCTTGTTGCAGGCAGATCGATGCCTCTTTGGCTCTCTATGTTTACTATGACAGCAACTTGGGTCGGCGGTGGTTATATAGCGGGTACAGCTGAAACGATACACGCCTCTGGATTTGTATGGACACAAGCACCATGGGCCTATGGACTTAGCTTAATTATTGGAGGATTGTTTTATGCCCGTAAGATGCGGCGTGTGGAGTTTATGACTATGTTAGACCCATTAGAGTCCCGTTTTGGAAGAAAAGTAGCTGGACTTCTATATTTCCCTTCACTTTTAGGCGAATTATTTTGGAGTGCAGCAATGCTAACTGCTTTGGGTACAACATTTAGTGTAATTCTTGGTTTAAGTTTTACTGTTTCAATTATCATATCAGCTATTGTTGCTGTTGCTTATACAGTTGCAGGAGGTCTTTGGGCAATTGCCCACACGGATGTTTTACAGATTTCTATTATGTTCTTCGGTTTACTTTTAGTATTACCATTTGCTTTTTCGCATGTTGGCGGATTTCAGACTGCATTTGACAATTATGCTTCTGGAATGCAAGGAACTATGAGCCTTTTCCCTCCGTTAGCAGGCTGGAAGGATCCGGCATGGGGAAATTTATATTGGCATTGGTGGGACTATGCTTTATTGCTGGTATTCGGAGGAATTCCTTGGCAGATCTATTTTCAGCGCGTTCTTTCTGCGAAGAATGAAAGTGTTGCAATGTGGTTATCCATTTCGGCAGGCCTATTCTGTATCTTATGTGCTATTCCACCGGTACTGATAGGTATAGCTGGATTCAATGCTGATTGGGCTGCTTTAGGTACAACAGCGCCTGAAAACTCATCTATGATTTTAACTTATGTTTTCAAGTTTATGACACCTGAACTCGTTGGTGCAATAGCACTTGGCGGACTAGCTGCGGCAGTGCTGGCAGCGGTTGCAGCCTCTCTTTTATCTGCATCAGGGATGGCGTCATGGAATGTTTACCGCCCGTTAGTTAAACCATCGGCAAGTCCACAACAATTACAAAAGGTGATTAAACGTACTATTATAATTGTAGGAGTAGGGGCAACTTTGATTGCTTTAAACTCCAAAAGCGTGTATGCACTATGGTATTTATCAAGTGATATGGTTTATTGTATTTTATTTCCTCAGTTAACGTGTGCCTTATACTACAAATGGGCGAACTGGTACGGGGCGTTATCTGGCTTTGTAATAGCTTTTATATTAAGAGTTGGAGGGGGAGAGCCATTACTCGGATTGTCGCCTATTCTTCCATATCCAATGATAGAAGATGATGCAGTGCTTTTCCCATTCCGTACATTTGCGATGCTTTCAGGACTGGCCGCAATTTTAATTGTCTCTTACTTAACTAGGCATAAGTGTCCACCAATGCCATTGCGCAATTTAAACAATGGAAAAGAAGATATTGCTTAA
- a CDS encoding DUF455 domain-containing protein has protein sequence MNDLDKDYEIVGVTPNEELNLGDLPVSSNFFLLIRNALERLQENRILEVTTYLPNIKDDLQSWCRIHKYEFLMALDAGNHYRHLIRKGNSSMNGTPDWGIKIPLRKGERIDIRDWFQGRFGDVLDHAPSYIGFVPRGAAAESGIPDFGYKLNSKDEVWADNITALYEQAKENQWNATTDVPWQELTELPDELEWAVCQIMTFLAENEYSALYIPAKYMAQINPHYIEVMMYLSTLVQDEARHIEAFVKRALANGGGLQYSSSLTERSLHSLFIQENYFQSSFLLHVLGEGTFLDLLNFIEDYAPDPVTRKIVHLAKIDEGRHVSYGIGHVRHIIEKNPKAIQSLIEAAEERNKYLNGSGTNENSFLMEALAILAGGGRSPEQLKKGFKKVERLHEIMYEHRIQRMLQIGLDLETAQTISKSHTENFM, from the coding sequence GTGAATGATCTAGACAAGGATTATGAGATAGTTGGAGTTACACCGAATGAAGAACTTAATTTGGGAGATTTGCCTGTCAGTTCAAACTTTTTTCTTCTTATAAGAAATGCTTTAGAACGATTGCAGGAAAATAGAATCCTAGAGGTTACAACCTACTTGCCAAATATAAAAGACGATTTACAAAGCTGGTGTCGCATACATAAATATGAATTTTTAATGGCATTAGATGCAGGAAATCATTATCGACATCTGATTCGAAAAGGAAATTCTTCGATGAATGGAACACCCGACTGGGGGATCAAAATTCCATTAAGAAAAGGAGAGAGAATAGATATTCGTGATTGGTTTCAAGGGCGGTTTGGGGATGTTCTTGATCACGCCCCTTCTTATATTGGTTTTGTACCTAGGGGAGCAGCTGCTGAATCGGGAATTCCCGATTTCGGTTACAAACTTAACAGTAAGGATGAGGTCTGGGCAGACAATATAACAGCTCTCTATGAACAAGCTAAAGAAAACCAATGGAACGCAACAACGGATGTTCCATGGCAAGAGTTGACTGAACTGCCAGATGAATTAGAGTGGGCTGTGTGTCAGATTATGACTTTTTTGGCTGAAAACGAATATTCTGCATTGTACATTCCAGCGAAGTACATGGCTCAAATTAACCCGCATTATATTGAGGTAATGATGTATTTATCAACCTTAGTACAAGATGAAGCAAGGCATATTGAAGCATTTGTGAAAAGAGCATTGGCCAATGGCGGAGGGCTTCAATACTCTTCGTCACTTACTGAGAGATCATTGCACAGCCTGTTTATACAAGAAAATTATTTTCAATCATCTTTTCTTCTACATGTCCTGGGGGAAGGTACTTTTCTAGATCTGCTTAATTTTATCGAGGATTATGCCCCGGATCCTGTAACACGTAAAATTGTTCATCTGGCGAAAATCGATGAAGGACGTCATGTTTCTTATGGGATAGGACACGTACGACATATTATAGAGAAGAACCCGAAAGCTATTCAATCTCTTATTGAAGCAGCAGAAGAACGAAATAAATATTTAAATGGTTCAGGTACTAATGAAAATTCATTTTTAATGGAAGCATTAGCAATTTTAGCTGGAGGGGGCCGTTCTCCGGAACAATTAAAAAAAGGATTTAAAAAGGTAGAGCGATTACATGAAATCATGTATGAGCATCGAATTCAACGAATGCTCCAAATAGGACTAGACCTTGAAACAGCTCAGACAATATCTAAAAGCCATACTGAAAACTTTATGTAA
- a CDS encoding acyl-CoA dehydrogenase family protein, protein MTVITRENVIEMTKQIAKEVVLPLASEIDQQRRFPTEAFEVFAKTGLLGLLVPKNLGGLGGSLADLAAITEILAESCGSTAMCFQMHSCGTMAIVSRANDSQKEYYLREIAKGNKIGTLAFSESGTGAHFYNPTIKAQYRDGHYILNGKKSFVTNGEQADFLIILTNSVSENKLDMIIVDTDQPGIEFKGKWEGIGFSGNNSITVEMKNVLVPQANLIGSEGDGMDLVFEVVAPTFIIGVAGANVGLARGAYRAALDHAKKRRYADGRSLAEIQAIQFYLSEMYGAVESASLFIKSAAQAAVDKEEGAVLNVMQSKILACEIAQKVTNQAMQVCGGQGYTAALPVERFLRDARAGSVMAPTSETLKEWVGKSVAGIPLF, encoded by the coding sequence GTGACAGTAATTACAAGAGAAAATGTAATTGAAATGACTAAACAGATTGCCAAAGAAGTGGTTCTGCCATTGGCAAGCGAAATTGATCAGCAAAGAAGGTTCCCTACTGAAGCATTCGAAGTCTTTGCGAAGACAGGACTTCTAGGTTTACTAGTACCAAAGAACCTGGGTGGGCTAGGGGGATCACTTGCTGATCTTGCTGCGATTACCGAAATTCTTGCTGAAAGCTGCGGTTCAACAGCTATGTGCTTCCAGATGCATTCATGCGGCACTATGGCAATCGTTTCTAGGGCAAATGATTCTCAAAAGGAATACTATCTTAGAGAAATAGCTAAAGGGAACAAAATCGGTACTTTAGCCTTTAGTGAAAGTGGTACCGGGGCACATTTTTACAATCCAACAATAAAAGCACAATATAGAGATGGTCACTACATTCTAAATGGAAAGAAGAGCTTCGTTACTAACGGAGAGCAAGCAGACTTTTTAATCATTTTAACTAATTCTGTTTCAGAAAATAAATTGGATATGATTATCGTTGACACCGATCAACCAGGAATAGAGTTTAAAGGGAAATGGGAAGGCATCGGTTTTAGTGGAAACAATAGCATCACTGTTGAGATGAAAAATGTTTTAGTTCCTCAAGCAAATTTAATAGGTTCTGAGGGCGATGGAATGGATTTAGTATTCGAGGTTGTTGCCCCTACTTTTATTATCGGTGTTGCTGGAGCTAATGTCGGCCTAGCCAGGGGTGCGTACCGTGCTGCCCTCGATCATGCGAAAAAAAGAAGGTACGCAGATGGACGATCTTTAGCGGAAATTCAAGCTATTCAATTTTACCTATCCGAGATGTATGGTGCAGTTGAATCTGCTTCCTTATTTATTAAAAGTGCTGCCCAAGCTGCAGTTGACAAAGAGGAAGGTGCCGTTCTTAATGTCATGCAATCAAAAATTTTAGCTTGCGAAATTGCTCAAAAAGTGACAAATCAGGCTATGCAAGTTTGTGGAGGGCAAGGTTACACAGCTGCTCTTCCAGTAGAAAGGTTTTTAAGGGATGCAAGAGCCGGTTCAGTGATGGCTCCAACTTCGGAGACATTAAAAGAATGGGTTGGTAAATCGGTTGCGGGCATTCCTTTGTTCTAA